A window of Eucalyptus grandis isolate ANBG69807.140 chromosome 4, ASM1654582v1, whole genome shotgun sequence genomic DNA:
aaaaaattagaaagataaCATGATAGAAAGTACGACCAGATGTTACGGATGAAATCGACCTCTCTTTTCATGTATATTTGGATCTGAGCATGTGAGTTTGGATCTGGTTTGATGGTATGTAAAATTTGGATCCAATAATGTAAAATTGTCATATCTTTTGATGGTACTTATAGAGTTTCCATTATGGGTTTCCAACAAGTAGCATTCCTTATTTAGATATCATATATATCACAAGGGAAGAGATCAAACAATTGGATCCGCCCCATggaatgaaatgaaaatctaCAAATGCACCTGAGCAAAGCTAACAGCTAAATACTTCTCTTCCTTTTACAAGCTGGACCTATCTCTTCCACGATTACTTTGTTGATAAAAAAGCACTTGGAGATGCTTTATTAATCTAAGAATTTATGAATAATTCATGCAGGTTAACTACGAATGCATAATTTACACAAGGTGGAACCTTTCGAATGCCATGTATGCCAAGTTATCTCTTGCACTTAGCCAGTTACATGTTTCTAGCTCTAAATATATCGCGCTGCATACTTCATGATAGTTTATCTAAGAAAAAACATAGAGGAAGGACTTAGACTAATGGAAAAACCAAACACCTACTAAAGGAGCGTAGGTGCCAACACAGTCAGGATCCATATGTGCAAAGATAAACTCTCTAAAATCGAGACAGCAATTGcatttgtaaaatcttgacCCAGGGAGCCACGAGTTACACCAAAAAATATCTTAAGTTATTCCTCAGACTAGAAAATACATGGGACCCTTCGTAAGGATTACATCCCTACACGATACAAGTTTAAGAGATAGCTGTAAATGATGAAACCATCCCTTTCTTCCTTGATGTTCCATTACTACCTTTCCAGCCTGACTTATTATTCTGAATCACAGTAAAAAActagagaaaatcaattttcacgGAATCCACATGATCAGGTTTCTCTTTACCATCTTTGATGACCAACATCCATTTACTAACAACTCATACCTTCTGCAAAGACTGCTAAGGCACTATTCAACCTTCAATGGCCAATGGAGGACTAAATTCCAGAAACAATCAGAAGCACAAGATAGAAGACGCAATCAGTAATCCTGACCAAATTCCACATCACAGAAAGAACAAACTCATACACTTATACTTGAGTTAGATCATCTACTGCAATCAAATTACCCCTAGGAAGCACTGCACAAAAATCTGGCATAGCAAAATCAAAGCAAATTTTCTCGTTCCGAAAGACGCACCAAAAAGCGCTTGCGAATGCAGACCACAACATGTTGGCAACCCCGATTAGGGCAAAGAAAGAGAACGAGCGGGAGAGAGAACTCATGACGATGAGATCCTTGAGGTTACTTTGCTCCAGGAGCTCCAAGACGTAGGAGAGGACAGGGCGGTTGGCCACCGGAAGCAGCGCCTTCGGCACCTCTTGCAACGAATTCGAACCgagatgaaaataaaaacaaagacgAAGAAGGATGAGAAAAGCCTTCGAGAATCGTTCTCGAAGTAGAATGCATCAGTTCCTCGGAGAAAATCTCCGAACCGCAAGAAGGTGGAGGGAGTGACCTTAGAGACGAGGGGGATGAGCTTCTTCGAGAAGCCGCCGGCCAACACCACCGCCTGGAAGGGACTTGAGGCCTGACTCCGTGTGGAGATCCGAGAAGGTGATCGCCCGATTCGTCGAGGAAGCGTTACTCGGAGATGTAGGTCCTGCCGGAGAGGAACTCGTCGAGGAAGCGTTACACGGAGATGTAGGTCTTGCCGGAGAGGAACTCGTCGAGGGACTTGAGGCCCGACTCCGTGTGGAGATTCGTTGAGGAACTCGTCGAGGGCGAGCACTGAGCAGCGTCGGGCAGAGACAGAGAACTGTGAGTGTGAAGTGTGAAGTGTGAAGTGAAAGTGAAAGTGAGAACTGAGACTAGGGTAAATTAATTTAGCGCTTTTTTTTGGAACCTCACCTAAccggttcccagaaaaaagggaaccgggaaccaaaaCCGGTCTCTTAAGAACTGGGAATCGAATCGGACCCTCTGGTACGGTTCTCTGGTTCtcggttctacccgggaaccacgCTCATCCCTATATATATGTGCCCACAGTCAAACTTTTACTCTTGGCCCCATCgtttgtttccttcttcaatagCTAAGGAAGTGGGACGCTGCAGAGACTTCTTTCGTAGCTTTTATACTGTGTGTGCCCAATAGTCAAAGTCTTGACTTGGGCCCACTACCTTTATCTTCAACGTGAACAAACTTTGCagaagaaagaaattcttcttttatcttttatttcctcttttgtcttgTTTTGCATGTCCGATAAAGAGATAATCCAAGAAGGAaattgtttcttcttccttcgtccgATTTCTAATCCGCTTGGGAAAATCTTTCTCAATAAAATTTGGTTTAACAAATCGCtatccgaattcaaactcgaaATATTAATTTAACACAATTGAATGTAAAAGTGCAATGAAAGGAAagataataattaaaaacagAATGATCGATTGTCAATTTGGCAAAAGGTCTTTTACATTGATGAGTTTTGGCTATTTATAGTGGTAATCCATAGATAACTGCTTTTTAGGGATGACGATAGATGTACCGTCCAAAGGACACATTTGTTCATGGGATGGCTTTTTGCAAGAATCTTGGGAAAGAGAGAATATATTAGTGGAGTAtcgaaatgatatttttatgaaGAATAAGTGTGCATCGCAATGTGTCTCTCCCTTATGAAGTCCACGCCCTAAGATGGCTTCACGGGCTGCACGCGGCGGCGGTAACAGGTTGAACTCACTGGAAGTTCATTTGAGCTCCGCGACCGGAGCTGCTGGATTTGTCAGTGGTCTGCGCTGCAAGATGAAGCACGCTGGAGTGAACAGGCTGACGACGGAATCCGGGGTGCTACGACAACGATGCTAGAGATGGTGAGGCTGTGGAGTTCGCGGCTGATGGCAACGTCGGGTCGAGACAACGTAAAGAGGAAAGAGGCGCTGCCACAGATGAGGGCGAGCAGCGAGAGAattttcattctcttcttccACGTTCATCTCTCTGCATGGTGAAGACCTCTTTTGCGCCTTTTGCCCGGTGGCGAATTTCCCAAGGGGtgtgaatctctctctccctccctatTTTCTCGCCTTCGGCTAAGTATTTCAATTGTGTGTCACCCCCACTCACGTTTTTCTCCCAATGGCCCTCTATTCTACTGTGTGCCCCCCTTATATATTAGTCCCTTCTACGATGATTGTATCCTTTGTTACCTTCTTCCACGATATTGACCAATTCTGTCTTCGCCCACTTTCctcttattatttattttattttccttgtagTGCAtgaattaggggtgagcaacggtctagggtcaaccctggaccgaccctggaccggcccaaccctgctaGTCTTGGttcggttcccaaggggactaggtcggtccttggtcctggaatttcaggaccaacactgtgcgggttggtcctcggtcctaaaagttttgggtcggtccaactctggaccaaccctgtatattatattatattatattatattatattatattatattatattatattatattatattatttataattattttatatattcaaacctaagtaaaatgtttgctatgttatattatattgagatgttctatcaatagcactaatattaatttcaatttaaaactttgttgagtattaattatgtgtcgtttgttttgttttcaagtgtttagaagttcaagtgaattaacaatatgtgaagttatatattcatggtttatattaagtattttgaattttttatgatttaattgtattttactaatgaattttggctacactttgcttttcaatttgtgtcaaatggtagaagtttttgaagagtagagtagtactacagttgctacggtgatttgatggttgagtggactctacatgatcaaatgcaggaaaacgcttttgcatatagtgttatgaatattaaagatagatgattacaagaacttttcatcttgtcccatatctcgatgggCGGTTAACatgtacgaaatttctattattgtgtcatcttaaatttgctaaatatgtattggtatttatagtttagttgcacaatgccgcattgtcgatggatgtgtaatttgaatttgtaggtttgcttttttagagagtataaaaaataagacgaaaaaaattatcgattggtcccgggttgaccctggaaccggaccgaacccattgggtcggtccgatcCTTGGTCCTGTGCTAaaagggtcggtcctcggtcctaaaaattgaggaccgacattgtacgggttggtcctagggttaggggtggcccggaccaaccctggaccatgctcacccctagcatGAATAATCTTTTAAGATCTGATACCAGCTCGCGTATTATATTAACCTTCCTCTGCTTACGTGACCAGCCACCTTCACCCCattcattatgatttttttcctaTGCGGTATATTCAGCATGTGCCTTAGATTTATATTCAACCCATATTTGCCACATCATTCCTTTTCATTATGGAGAATTATAAAGAATATGCTTTCTTGATTTCAGAATTCTTTCCAATTAGGATTACCAATTTCCAGCTATGGGGACTTGATAGGCTTGATTGAATTTCATGCATTTGTGGGCTCCATTAAGTTTGAGACCATTTACTCGAGTCTATCCATCATCAGTccaatgcaataataataaatacttctaaaactatatgttatataatttaattctagtttttttttgttttgtttaggggttgaaaattaaccctaaattttttatgcaattaacaaCTAAttgggttgtcaaaatttaggtgtcaacgtCATGTGTCTTTTTAGTGCATGTATCTTTTCtgttcatgaattttcaaactcgataaatagatttgaaattcaTCATTCCAAGAATAACCGGAAACACCTACATCTTTTCGTTTCAATTTTCTCTAATTGTGCTGGCTTAAAAAATTGTTGGGCATAGTGCTGTTTGCATGGTGCTAATTCATACAGGTTCGGAGTGTTGTATGTTAGGAGGCATAATTTGTGAAGCTACTTAATATCGTTGGCAAAAACTAATTGACTTAAGAGAATTCGGTTAGTTGCACCTCActtccaatttattttttgttatcattttctcGGAAGTATAATATTCTAATTGTAACAAACAGTGCTAGGTATTTTTCCTCCAATACgtaatttctcttcttctataTATTTCCAACAAATAGAAACGCAACGCAAGGCGttttttttcccatcatttATTTACTGCTatcatggaaaagaagaagacgtCCAGTTGCTCAAGTTTGCACAAACACGTGACATTATAAACAAAAATCACATGACattataaacaaaaacaaacatgtaaaaataaaaataaaatgcttatGCGTTAGATTAGATATGCTTGATCCATCACCAGCTTACGACCTAGGGCAGTCCAACATCGTCCgcaaagataaaaataaaaataaaaataaaacccaGAAAACGAAACTtgatgaaaaaaacaaaaaggggagaaagggCTTCCTAGAAATCATCCGTCACAGCCGAGCTCGTCCTCCAGCTTTTCTGCCACGTCCTtcaccttctcctcctcctcctcctcctcctcctcctccagctTGTCTGCCACGTCCTCTCCCAGTCCGCCGCGTCTTCCTCTTCCTATCGATCTCCTCCACGTCCTTAACTTTGTCCTTTACCCTTGCTTCtgctttttctgctttttctgcTTATTCTTTTTTTGCGCTATAATCTTCTCCACGGCCCTGACCCCTCTATCAAGAGCAACCCCCGCCACAGCGCCCGCCACAGCGCCCCCAAAAATTTTGCCGGCTCCTTCATCTGCTGCCAGAGGCGCCTGGGCGCCGCCGTCCCCTCTGGGCTAGGCGCCGGCGAATTCTCTCCTGGGTTAGGCGGGTTAGTTGCTGCGGAATTCTCTCCGGAATTCTCTTTTGGGTTAGGCGCCGCAGTCGCCTTTGGGTCAGGCtccgaatttatttccgaattCTCTTCTGAAATAGGCTCTGAATTCTCATTAGGGACCCCTTGAGTATCCTTAGGTTCAAGGTAGGGTGAACAATGGGGTTCCCTCGAGGATATGTTGACCAGGACTTGTTGATGCTGCTGGCCTAAGGGATGCTGCTGCTGGAGGTTGTGGTTGCGAGTTTCACCAACCCCGTCGCCGAGCTTCAACAAAACCATTGGGATCCTGGTCTGGGTGTCCTCTCCAGGCCAGGCGCGATCAGTGTTGATGTGGAAGGTAGTGCTGTCCTCCATGGAGCCGGGGAGCAAGAGGATGGCTAACTTGAGATTCGGGAGGTCCCCGTCGTTCCGAGAccccatttttttattattgggAGCGTTGTGTTTCCCGTGGTTATTGGGGAGTGGAGGAGCTACGGAAGAGAATGGTAAGGGACGGGAGTCGCTGTTACAGTTAAAGACGGAATTTATTGGCAGCCTAACGCGGTGCCCAACGCGTGAGTAGTGAAATACTACGGAAGTACCTCGATGAGATTCTCGTGGAAAGATCAATTTTCTTGAAGGGCGACGACCCAGTTTAGAATTTGACAATAAGGGTGACGACCCAGTCTCGTGGAAAGATCTATAAGGGTGACGACCCAGTCTCGTGGAAAGATCAATTTTCAGTGGAAAGATCAATTCTCCAGGTCACTTTGGAACCGCGAGATTCAAACTAGGCCACGAACTAGGTCGCAAAGCTCATTGGTCAggtaagggtgcgtttggttcgaCATTTGGAAAGCTCATcgggaaaatgcaaagcaatttAACTTAAAGGGCTTTAGAGGAAATgcaaagactgtttggtaaattctgctttgaaaagcaattttgagagaaatgttgtgtggcatcctagaatttcttgTCAATCCTTAGAGGTGCTTTAATTCATGTTTTGCATTGAGATTTTGGCCAAGCTTTTGAtgggtaattatttgataggaaaattctatttttggccatgtgatTTATGggttggaatttattaaattatgtcacaaagttttgtgaattataaatttcaattaggtgtttatataATTAAGGTTTAAGGTGGATTATTAGGATGAGGGTGGGCTGGAcatttaaagaccaaaccaGCCCATAGCCCCACCCCTTTTTCgaccggcccatgaagcccaaggaggaggagctgccgtcgaccaaggctggcccaagcctAGCCGGATGAAgcccatcatgtgcatgggaGAATTGACAAGTGTTATTCCCCTAAGTCCAAGTGTCTTgcatgcaatcaaatgattgctCATCATTGAAGGGAAGGAAATTAGGGGGAAAAGGGTGACCGGTttaagcgagagagagggagagagagaggagggttcgtccgagagagagagagaggagagaaagagaaggaagaaaggaagaaaggaagaagggaagaaggaaggaggaggggccGTGCATCACcgtccgtcgccgccgtgtcTCGCCGTTTGCTCGGTttggaggcaagtgggatcctttgatctactcttgcatgctgTGCTTAGTGTGTGTGATTGAATGGTAACAATTTCGGATGTATagaatgtgaaaaattgaagttataaGAGTGGTGTTCTAGTCTAGtgtactgttcttgagaaaaacagctcgaccttggatgttctagtgacttgcatgtgattttctagttgaattttgactttgatctctaaataaaagttgtaaaggacttcttggagtataacatactcaaatttgggacaaaaaaaacaagtataagtgggtgaaatcgttattctttggaaagactggatctggagattttggtacccacccttgatgaatgcatggactgtaaggcaatatttttgttgaaatttcacttcgatttctttataaaagttgtaaaggacattctgaggtttaacatatcaaaaatttagagaaaaaaaacaagaataggtaggtgaaatcgtggtcctttggagatggttagatctggaaatttcggtactaggaacagagATTTTAACCgaccatatttaattatctaggacgaatttgacttctatgtcttcatgaagtatctaaCTTATGGTCTTGTCTCTCACatattcgaatttcataaattttgaggttcatttgggtatttaatcggaaatgtttctaaaactgtgcaatctgatgtgttcggattttgtaagttgcaatgcgtggactatatcgttttgtatgaggttcttttggaaacttgttctgcatgaaatatctgcctttatgtcttgactatcacatgttcgaatttcataatttttgaaggtcatttgggtatttaattaaaatgttttctaaaactgtgcaagctggattgtgcgaatttcaaaagctgtaatgcatggactattctgttttgtatgaaattctggtggtgttgtgttcttcatgagataaATGCCTCTAGAGCTTGTCTATGATGTATtaaattattagaaattattagggCCAATCACTAAATTTTAAGAAGTGTAAATTAAAAGAACGCATTCCGTTTCTAAAATAATAGCAATAATCCATGAGTTTgccccatgaattatattgtttttaagtgattgaatcttgctgcacatgtgatgatattggcattacatataaaatcaaaagctgaaattgaccttgttgccatcacatcatgtgccatgttgatattgagacacaaatgtgaatatgaattatgataaatgaggataccgttgaaggtgtgagccgacgatgccccgggagtgtcgggatgcccggaggtgagtgccggatgcccgaaggtgtgtgccggatgtcctcgagagttttgagatgcctgatagtatacggtacgtaatgtCCAGGGggaatgcctggtggtatggcggtacgtaattccggaagccctggaggtgtgtgccggggggattcctcgtgatgctagttgggacgcaagatgcccggaggtgtgtgccggatgcccggaggtgtgtgccggaggttcctcgcgatgccaggttgggtgcgagcgataaaatgtgggatgcaattactggtcccgggaaagaaaaatgtggtgacccaatggaaagataaaaagttgaaattgaatcatgcatggtatggtgacatgtatgcatagctgtatgatataatatgtataagtgcatggtggtatgtgcacataaggcatggatatgcatgaatgcttgatgatgagtgcatggtggtatgtgcacataaggcatggatatgcatgaatgtttgatgatgagtgcatggttgtatatgcacatatggcatgacggtatatgcatgaatgtaaggtaagttatgcttggatgcatgaatgatatgtgctttgtttatgatgccttgattgttctgtttgatgcattgagtagtttaatgaatcttttacttgctgaatggttgtactcacccctttggggactaacatttcagattagaaagatgcctctccctccggtcacgcggggtaccttttacggccttccatctaacgtggaggtcgagtgtatGGAGCTTGATCGTGTCACCATCCTTGCTTTGACGTTCATACAGGTTCGTGTgctggtgatgtatgatgtgggactggctgggggcccggtcATCCAGGAGTTCTTGTCTGTCCACGTCCGCTGTgacggagtgatgcgggggatgttgccgccaccaccacccgatgcaccagggtgggtgtgatggcccgcgTGTGGagtgggagctgacactttttggggatagccgacacttgtagatggaggGTTATACATGATCGACATAGGGGGTcgaaatctctcttttgagctgtggccaagtttagctaaaagtcttggctttttAGTTGTACTGACCCGAGatatccatcatgaaaatataaataagagtgaatcggcattattttttcttatgatgcatagttggtgtgcattgtatgaTCGTTATGGGAGTAGAGGGATGGTGTGACTGGTCCTTATATTCGCTATACGCTGCGCCagattctttttaaaaaaataaaaataaaaataaaataatatgccCATGAACTACGGTTCTTCTTTAACCCCGAAACAAAGATATGTAACTGGTATTCATTAGGTGGAGCGATAGGTATCGTGGTGACTTTGCCAGATCGGGGGTGCCACATGTTGTtcggtagaaaacacatttgcaaaGCCTCGTTAGtaattaatctaaatattttaatttttatttgtttaaaattttaaaaaataatgtttgcgactttttcaatttatatttaacaacaatgttaaagatgttgtgtaaacaattttattaaaattaaaattccttttttttgctaaaaaaacatcaaatgaaaaaaatttacgtGCCATCTTTCTCAATAACAAGAAGAATACttcattacaataaaaacatgataacatATGTTTTGAGGAAAGAAGctcattatccttaaaaattacaaatatccttaattacttcctaaatttattgctaTTTGATCACGTAAACGTACCATATCAGATGCTATATCATCATTTGAAGCATTACCCTCCCCATTTACATCATTAGAATCCGTTATATATAAATTGGGATACAAATCCACTCTAGCCAAATATGCATCATTCAGGGCATTTCTTCGTATATAATTGTGTAAAGTTATTGTTGCTATCACAATTTTCACTTGCTTTGTATATGGATAACTTGGCATACTCTTTAaaatcttccacttcttcttcatACTCAGGATCAAGAGTAAGGTAAGGGTTATTCCAGGCAGCCCACACCCCATATTACTGCAAATATTACATAAGatatatttcatgaaaaagcttCTCCCACAATTGTGCAATTTCCTTAGGAAAAAGTAGCTCATTTTCATCGAAACATCAACTAGCTCCATTAGATAATGGATGAACAATCACAGCAAGAATTAAGCAGGGACTGAGCTTAAGGCTTCAGATCTTGAATGATGCCATCTGAGTTTTAACAGTGGACTTGGCAAATTTTGCTGCCTTTTCTCTCAACTTAATTGGAGTGAGGTCTTTCCTGGCATCTTTGTCTAATGACTGTAGCACTACGATGAAGGTATAAATGAATGCGTGTCACTAGTCAGAAGTATTTCACATACACAAATACAAGGTTGTGCTCCACATATAACTGAAGTATACAGATATAACTTAAAAGTACATGCCTTTTAGTTCAATTGGTAGGCCATGGCAATCCCAACCAGGAACATAGTGTACtttaaaattctaaagaagctgcaaaagaaaacaaacaaaactaaaatcatCACAAGTCCTATTGGAACAGAAATACATGATCTTTGAACTTATGCAGAAACTAAAAGCAATGGGATGCAGAAGGttgttcttctttattttcttgagataagaCCAACATATCCTTCCACTCAAAATGATATGATCCATCATAACAAACCATCATTTACGATGAAGTACTCATTGCTCGTTTGATAAGACTAGTTAACCAGCCACCTAAAATGCTTTGTCAGAGAATCTTGTTTATTTTCACTGTAATCTTTACTCGATGGGATCATCATGAAGCACAAAACTTTCCTAATCAGCAAGGAAAGGCAACCTAATAAGTAGAAATTAGAAAAGGGAGGGAGAAAACCATTCATGAGGAAGTATAGAACCCACCCCATTATTTCTGCTGACAATCCTTTTGAACACCTGGTTTTCATCCCACGATTTCTGTATTTCTGGCTCTCTAACAGAAGCATTTGCTCTCATCCCAAAACTTGTCCTAGGTAGAGCAACTGTGTGCTTGTATCTGCCCTCATCTTGCTTACCCCCTAAAAGATTCCAATTGAGGAAGAATAATTATAACTTGGAGTTGTATCTCAAAACTCAACAATAGCACAACTTAACAATCATGTGAAACTCGTCCAAAGACTGCATATCACAGaccaaatgttcaaaatgattTACGAGACAAATCAATCCCACAAATTTAAAACGCTCCAAGTACCTTCAGCAGCTTTCTTGGCTGCCATAACTGGCCCTCGAGACCTCCGTTTCAACGAAGGCACATCAGTActtgaaaaactacaaaatcTAAGCTTGCCCAACAACGAAAAATCTTCGAGAGAAGAGCTTCCCCTCAAGTAAAACAATTTGTTGACCGAAGCCGTCTTCCCCAAACAACTGCAAGTCCTTTGAGTGAGAACCTGACCGCCGTACACAACAAGCTTTGTCAGTCGCAACAACAACAAACGCCACGCAGCAGCAGACCCAATCGCCACAACTTCAACAACAGAAGCGAACACCCTGTGGGCAAAACTCAGATACGACTGGCAATTCGCGACAGGGCAATAAACGATACACGCATTATTCTTTAAAAgcattaaaagaagaaaattcatcaccaaaatagaaaatttaatgaaaaccaaCTGAACCCATCtcagaaagcaagaaaaagaactcAATCCCTCCAACAATTTCACCTAAAGCAACCATCTTTCAACATCCCCAGCCACTACATACAAAACCAAAAGCTGCGAACTCTAGACGGACCAGGCAATTCGCACGAGCAACGAA
This region includes:
- the LOC104441693 gene encoding isoleucine--tRNA ligase, chloroplastic/mitochondrial-like isoform X2, translating into MVVIHASPYKVLTQRTCSCLGKTASVNKLFYLRGSSSLEDFSLLGKLRFCSFSSTDVPSLKRRSRGPVMAAKKAAEGGKQDEGRYKHTVALPRTSFGMRANASVREPEIQKSWDENQVFKRIVSRNNGLL
- the LOC104441693 gene encoding isoleucine--tRNA ligase, chloroplastic/mitochondrial-like isoform X1, with the translated sequence MNFLLLMLLKNNACIVYCPVANCQSYLSFAHRVFASVVEVVAIGSAAAWRLLLLRLTKLVVYGGQVLTQRTCSCLGKTASVNKLFYLRGSSSLEDFSLLGKLRFCSFSSTDVPSLKRRSRGPVMAAKKAAEGGKQDEGRYKHTVALPRTSFGMRANASVREPEIQKSWDENQVFKRIVSRNNGLL